One Rhodococcus jostii RHA1 DNA window includes the following coding sequences:
- a CDS encoding AMP-binding protein produces MKSISTDPILHVGTLLEDLAAARPADVALVHGDTRRTWADFNERAGRFAAALLSHGVEPGGTVALNLYNAPEYLECFFGTLKSHTRMANVNYRYRHTELRQILERAQTQAVVFHASLADRVVPVLDELPGLRLAVQVDDLGGADLPTAVADLEALLASADPVRHTGSEPGDCYLSFTGGTTGQPKGVIYDIPRMTRNALVTRATITGEEIDGSESPIVTFSRLRELGRTPVCVPASPLMHSTGFTFSAIPVLLAGGTVVTLTGRSFDPHELLATIEREQVTTVSIVGDAFGRPLVQALETGSPSGRPYDVSSLRVVVSAGVAWSATTKAGLLAHAPQLVLTDACGATEGNTYGVSRQRLGDELTSAQFRAWPGVRIIDDERRPLPFGETGLIAGPVATTGYFEDPAATAKAFFTVGDEIHACPGDHGKLAADGTLTLLGRDSSTINTGGEKVHAEEIELVLLRNPAVLDCLVVGVPHERFGQQVAAVVAAAPGHTLTREGVRECVSNALAGYKVPRLVRLAPVPRMPNGKPDHPAARALLTEPAAGPQQVTPNRIDATHRQEASCD; encoded by the coding sequence ATGAAATCCATCTCCACCGACCCGATCCTCCACGTCGGCACGCTGCTCGAGGATCTCGCCGCCGCCCGGCCGGCAGACGTCGCGCTCGTGCACGGCGACACACGCCGGACGTGGGCGGATTTCAACGAACGAGCGGGTCGGTTCGCTGCAGCCCTCCTCTCCCACGGCGTGGAACCCGGCGGGACGGTCGCGCTGAATCTCTACAACGCTCCCGAATACCTGGAGTGCTTTTTCGGCACGCTGAAGAGCCACACCAGGATGGCCAACGTCAACTACCGCTACCGACACACCGAGCTGCGTCAGATTCTGGAGCGGGCCCAGACACAGGCGGTCGTGTTCCACGCGAGCCTTGCCGATCGCGTCGTGCCTGTGCTCGACGAGCTCCCCGGGCTTCGGCTTGCGGTGCAGGTCGATGACCTGGGCGGGGCGGACCTGCCCACGGCCGTCGCAGACCTCGAAGCCCTCCTCGCGAGCGCGGACCCGGTGCGGCACACAGGGTCCGAGCCTGGGGACTGCTATCTCAGCTTCACTGGTGGGACGACGGGGCAACCCAAGGGTGTTATTTACGACATCCCGCGGATGACCCGCAACGCGCTCGTTACCCGGGCGACGATCACCGGCGAGGAGATCGATGGGTCCGAGTCGCCCATCGTGACGTTCTCCCGGTTGCGCGAACTCGGCCGCACTCCGGTCTGTGTCCCGGCATCCCCTCTGATGCACAGTACGGGCTTCACGTTCTCCGCCATCCCCGTGCTGCTCGCGGGCGGCACGGTGGTGACGCTGACCGGCCGCTCCTTCGACCCCCATGAGCTGCTCGCCACCATCGAGCGAGAGCAGGTGACCACCGTCTCGATCGTCGGGGACGCGTTCGGTAGGCCCCTCGTACAGGCCCTCGAAACCGGCAGCCCCAGCGGTAGACCATACGACGTGTCGAGCCTGCGTGTGGTGGTCTCAGCGGGGGTTGCGTGGAGCGCGACCACCAAGGCCGGATTGCTCGCGCATGCACCTCAGCTTGTTCTGACCGATGCATGTGGCGCCACCGAGGGCAACACCTACGGGGTGAGCCGTCAACGCCTGGGCGATGAGCTGACCAGCGCCCAATTCAGGGCGTGGCCCGGGGTTCGAATCATCGACGACGAGCGGCGACCGCTGCCGTTTGGAGAGACCGGGCTGATCGCCGGTCCGGTCGCAACGACAGGTTACTTCGAGGACCCAGCGGCCACGGCGAAGGCCTTCTTCACCGTTGGTGACGAGATTCACGCCTGCCCCGGCGACCACGGCAAGCTCGCGGCCGACGGAACACTCACGCTGCTCGGACGCGACTCGTCGACGATCAACACCGGCGGCGAGAAGGTTCACGCCGAGGAGATCGAACTGGTTCTCCTCCGTAATCCGGCGGTTCTCGATTGCCTCGTCGTGGGGGTGCCACACGAGCGCTTCGGTCAGCAGGTCGCAGCCGTGGTGGCCGCCGCGCCCGGTCACACCCTGACCCGGGAGGGGGTACGAGAGTGCGTCAGCAACGCGCTCGCCGGATACAAGGTCCCGCGGCTGGTGCGGCTCGCACCGGTACCTCGGATGCCCAACGGCAAGCCCGACCATCCCGCCGCGCGGGCTCTGCTCACCGAGCCGGCAGCGGGACCTCAACAAGTCACACCCAACCGAATCGACGCTACACATCGCCAGGAGGCATCATGCGACTGA
- a CDS encoding phenylacetate--CoA ligase family protein, protein MTKQVELPGAPILPDPDPHRYFEPETELMSRADLRALQEQKTLELVPYVYERSALYRTVWDKAGVHPRDIHSMDDFRERIPVITKDTIRWFRDTYGDPFGGLLCVEPDELTAIMSSSGTTGDPTFFPERFSRWSPMQTSYVRDLWEHGLRPGDHVVGTSGAFRGGGLPEFRLLGCTALALNAWMGGWEELLDAIEKYDVSAISLIGPVMGELERIAQHRDLTKTFASLKFATFAGEPLGSRMKATVQKEWGVRLVMWSSAGDTGTAWECREHDGYHLWEDTVVPESLDPVTRAAVPDNEVGELVVTDIDNLVAPLVRFGAEDLVRSSSEQCRCGRHHSRIWPLGRSGDVTVVQGRSVMPVEVWSAIEQHDETRAAVFQIVRPQREVDELQIRVGYNHARTTSLDELRERLAASVESHVGVSPIIELIEEGDLLARSTSAAKIPRIVKA, encoded by the coding sequence ATGACGAAACAGGTTGAACTGCCGGGCGCGCCAATCCTGCCCGATCCGGACCCACACCGCTACTTCGAGCCCGAGACCGAACTCATGTCGCGCGCGGACCTCCGCGCGCTCCAGGAGCAGAAGACCCTCGAACTGGTGCCCTACGTCTACGAGCGGTCGGCGCTCTACCGCACTGTCTGGGACAAAGCAGGCGTGCACCCGCGGGACATCCACTCGATGGACGACTTCCGCGAACGTATCCCGGTCATCACCAAGGACACCATCCGCTGGTTCCGGGACACTTATGGCGACCCGTTCGGTGGGCTGCTATGTGTTGAGCCTGATGAGCTGACAGCCATTATGTCCAGCTCCGGAACCACGGGCGACCCGACCTTCTTTCCTGAGCGGTTCAGCCGCTGGTCGCCTATGCAGACCAGCTATGTCCGCGACCTCTGGGAGCACGGCCTGCGTCCGGGCGACCACGTCGTCGGGACCTCGGGGGCGTTCCGTGGTGGCGGGCTCCCAGAGTTCCGGCTGCTCGGGTGCACGGCCCTCGCCCTCAACGCCTGGATGGGTGGATGGGAGGAGCTGCTCGACGCCATCGAGAAGTACGACGTCAGCGCCATCTCGCTGATCGGGCCGGTCATGGGTGAGCTCGAGCGCATCGCTCAGCACCGCGACCTGACTAAGACTTTCGCCTCGCTCAAGTTCGCCACGTTCGCCGGCGAACCGCTCGGCAGCCGGATGAAGGCCACCGTGCAGAAAGAATGGGGCGTGCGCCTGGTCATGTGGTCCAGCGCCGGCGACACCGGCACCGCCTGGGAGTGCCGCGAACACGACGGTTACCACCTGTGGGAGGACACCGTCGTACCCGAGTCGCTCGACCCGGTCACCCGCGCCGCGGTTCCCGACAACGAGGTCGGGGAACTCGTGGTCACCGACATCGATAACCTCGTGGCACCGCTCGTGCGCTTCGGCGCCGAGGATCTCGTGCGGTCCTCCTCCGAGCAGTGCCGGTGTGGACGCCACCACTCCCGCATCTGGCCGCTCGGCCGTTCGGGGGACGTGACCGTTGTGCAGGGTCGCTCGGTCATGCCAGTGGAGGTCTGGTCGGCGATCGAACAGCACGACGAGACCCGGGCGGCCGTGTTCCAGATCGTGCGTCCGCAACGCGAGGTGGACGAACTGCAGATCCGCGTGGGTTACAACCACGCGCGGACGACCAGCCTCGACGAGCTGCGCGAGCGACTAGCGGCCTCCGTCGAGAGCCATGTCGGAGTTTCCCCCATCATCGAGTTGATCGAAGAGGGCGACCTGCTCGCTCGCTCCACCTCGGCCGCCAAGATCCCAAGGATTGTGAAGGCATGA
- a CDS encoding aldehyde dehydrogenase family protein: MFDTLPEIDRSGPKVHLHIGDRSLDTGSAGVHRRVNPSTGEVDGEIPLAGATEIDEAVRAAHAAYPAWRRTPGPERRRLLLKLADLLEANGPEFGRRTTIDMGMNYVPHLGMLGEWPRYYAGWADKIVSDVTGLGASGGEFSYTIAEPYGVIGVIITWNGPVGSMCMKLPPALAAGNTVVVKPPELAPYGPELFAELVKEAGFPPGVINIVPGGREAGEALVTHPLVQKISFTGGPATAKAILRSTAETMKPTLLELGGKSANLIFEDADLDSACTHAAVMSVGFLAGQGCAFPTRMLVQDTIYEDVVQRIEKIVSGFVVGDPFDPRTTTGPVVNQAAVDRILGFIEGAKRDGARLVIGGKRAGGELAQGCFIEPTVFADVDPDSELAQGEVFGPVLSIIKFSTEDEAIEIANGTPYALAAYIRTSDVTRAHRVAEQLVAGTISINGASNLAADKPFGGFNLSGTGKEGGKAGLDEFLRIKSVGVGMGTGAFGGY, encoded by the coding sequence ATGTTCGACACCCTGCCCGAAATCGACCGCAGCGGCCCGAAGGTCCACCTGCACATCGGCGATCGCAGCCTTGACACCGGCTCCGCCGGCGTCCACCGGCGCGTCAACCCGTCCACCGGCGAGGTCGACGGCGAGATCCCGCTCGCCGGCGCAACCGAGATCGACGAGGCCGTCCGTGCCGCGCACGCGGCCTACCCCGCCTGGCGGCGAACTCCTGGTCCAGAGCGCCGTCGGCTGCTCCTGAAGCTGGCCGATCTACTCGAAGCCAACGGTCCCGAGTTCGGCCGCCGTACGACCATCGACATGGGCATGAACTACGTTCCCCATCTCGGGATGCTCGGCGAGTGGCCGCGTTACTACGCGGGCTGGGCAGACAAGATCGTCAGTGACGTCACCGGTTTGGGCGCCTCCGGGGGCGAGTTCTCCTACACAATCGCGGAGCCCTACGGCGTCATCGGCGTGATCATCACCTGGAATGGTCCGGTCGGCTCGATGTGTATGAAACTGCCGCCGGCACTCGCGGCGGGCAACACGGTGGTCGTCAAGCCGCCGGAGCTTGCCCCCTACGGTCCCGAGCTGTTCGCCGAGCTGGTCAAGGAGGCCGGCTTCCCACCCGGCGTCATCAATATCGTGCCCGGCGGCCGTGAGGCGGGCGAGGCGCTGGTTACACACCCACTCGTGCAGAAGATCTCCTTCACCGGCGGCCCCGCCACGGCGAAGGCCATCCTGCGCTCGACCGCGGAGACGATGAAGCCCACGCTGCTGGAGCTGGGCGGCAAGTCGGCCAACCTCATCTTCGAGGACGCCGACCTCGACTCTGCCTGCACCCATGCCGCGGTCATGTCAGTCGGCTTCTTGGCGGGGCAGGGTTGCGCGTTCCCCACCCGCATGCTGGTGCAGGACACGATCTACGAGGATGTTGTGCAGCGGATCGAGAAGATTGTGTCCGGTTTTGTCGTCGGCGACCCCTTCGACCCGCGGACGACGACGGGCCCCGTAGTGAACCAGGCCGCCGTCGACCGCATCCTCGGCTTCATCGAGGGCGCGAAGCGAGACGGCGCGCGGCTGGTCATCGGCGGCAAACGCGCCGGGGGTGAGCTTGCCCAGGGATGTTTCATCGAGCCCACCGTGTTCGCCGACGTCGACCCCGACTCCGAGCTCGCCCAGGGCGAGGTGTTCGGCCCGGTCCTGTCGATCATCAAGTTCAGCACGGAAGACGAGGCCATCGAGATCGCCAACGGCACGCCTTACGCCCTTGCAGCCTACATCCGCACTAGCGACGTCACCCGGGCCCACCGCGTGGCGGAGCAGCTGGTCGCCGGCACGATCTCGATCAACGGAGCCAGCAACCTGGCCGCGGACAAGCCTTTCGGCGGCTTCAACCTGAGCGGGACGGGCAAGGAGGGCGGCAAGGCCGGCCTCGACGAGTTCCTGCGGATCAAGAGCGTTGGCGTCGGCATGGGTACCGGGGCTTTCGGGGGTTACTGA
- a CDS encoding ferredoxin produces the protein MKITLDRDRCAGHALRVAAAPDVYDFDDGGYCVLPSEIVPPAMAAQAKAGAVACPERALRVDED, from the coding sequence GTGAAGATCACGCTCGACCGAGACCGCTGCGCGGGGCACGCACTCCGTGTCGCCGCAGCTCCCGACGTCTACGACTTCGACGACGGCGGCTACTGCGTGCTGCCGTCCGAGATCGTCCCCCCCGCCATGGCCGCGCAGGCCAAGGCGGGCGCGGTGGCTTGCCCCGAGCGGGCGCTCCGCGTGGACGAGGACTGA
- a CDS encoding IS256 family transposase, translating into MTSAHDIDLQQILTDRLTGASPDLLRELLTMFIHTLMGAEADALCGAGYGQRSEERTNSRNGYRHRDFDTRVGTLDVAIPKLRSGSYFPDWLLERRKRAEKALTTVVATCYLLGVSTRRMDRLVDTLGITGLSKSQVSVMAKDLDTQVEAFRSRPLDTGPYTFVAADALVLKVRENGRVVNVHTLVAVGVNAEGYREILGVDVTSSEDGAGWLAFFRSLVARGLGGVRLVTSDAHAGLVAAIGGTLPGASWQRCRTHYSTNLMAVTPKASWPWVKTLLHSVYDQPDADSVHAQYDRIIGALSEKLPRVADHLDAARPDLLAFTAFPKQIWKQIWSNNPQERLNKEIRRRTDVVGIFPDRTALIRLVGAVLAEQHDEWIEGRRYLGLDVLARSRNDKPTDSSTESTEEVTPALTA; encoded by the coding sequence ATGACCAGTGCCCACGATATCGACCTGCAGCAGATCCTGACCGACCGACTCACCGGGGCAAGCCCCGACCTGCTGCGCGAGCTGCTGACGATGTTCATTCACACCCTGATGGGCGCCGAGGCCGACGCACTGTGCGGCGCCGGCTACGGACAACGCTCCGAGGAGCGCACCAACTCGCGTAACGGATACCGGCACCGCGACTTCGACACCCGCGTCGGCACCCTCGACGTGGCGATCCCGAAGCTGCGGTCCGGTTCGTACTTCCCCGATTGGTTGCTCGAGCGTCGCAAACGCGCCGAAAAGGCCCTGACTACCGTGGTTGCCACCTGCTACCTGCTCGGGGTCTCCACCCGGCGGATGGACCGGCTCGTCGACACGTTGGGCATCACCGGCCTGTCCAAGTCGCAGGTGTCCGTGATGGCCAAGGACCTCGACACCCAGGTCGAGGCGTTCCGCAGCCGCCCGCTCGATACCGGGCCGTACACCTTCGTCGCCGCCGACGCCCTGGTGCTCAAGGTGCGGGAAAACGGTCGGGTGGTGAATGTACACACCCTGGTCGCGGTCGGCGTCAACGCCGAGGGCTACCGCGAGATCCTGGGCGTGGATGTGACCTCGTCCGAGGACGGTGCCGGCTGGCTGGCGTTCTTCCGATCGCTCGTCGCCCGCGGTTTGGGCGGGGTGCGGTTGGTGACCTCCGATGCGCACGCCGGGCTGGTGGCGGCGATCGGTGGGACCCTGCCGGGCGCCTCGTGGCAGAGGTGCCGAACCCATTACTCGACAAACCTGATGGCGGTGACCCCGAAGGCATCGTGGCCTTGGGTGAAGACGTTGCTGCACTCGGTCTACGACCAACCCGACGCGGATTCTGTTCATGCCCAATATGATCGAATCATCGGCGCACTGTCGGAGAAGTTGCCGAGGGTCGCTGACCACCTCGACGCAGCACGACCGGACCTGTTGGCGTTCACCGCATTTCCCAAGCAGATTTGGAAACAGATCTGGAGCAACAATCCGCAGGAGCGCCTCAATAAGGAAATCCGCAGGAGAACCGATGTGGTCGGAATCTTCCCGGATCGTACCGCCCTGATCCGGCTCGTCGGTGCGGTCTTGGCCGAACAACACGACGAGTGGATCGAAGGGCGCCGCTATCTCGGCCTGGACGTTCTGGCCCGTTCCCGCAACGACAAGCCCACCGACAGCAGCACCGAGTCCACCGAGGAGGTGACACCGGCCTTGACTGCCTGA
- a CDS encoding acyl-CoA dehydrogenase family protein yields the protein MTSVNVDRTESVSEEELTALRGTIRDFLVKHSSEQVARNLTDGRDPAHGRAALWTRLQDELGLVSLVLPVQYGGDDAGYAVLRVVLEEHGRALLAGPFLASAVTATATLLACGDDEACARYLPGIGSGETVATAALPVFGQDQEPEELGLRADQDGAGSWTLTGTEWSVPSAVGANLFLLVAATPEGRSLFAVESGAAGLSVTGSDTLDRTRPVGRVDLDGAPARLLGKPGAAATAVEHALDVTAFALAAEQVGAARRCLEATLEYARERRQFGRPIGSFQAVKHRLADMLTRLELADAATEEAALTADRGDPTFSAAAHIAFISASDAFQFVTTEMIQLHGGIGFTWEHAAHRYFRRAKSSENALGGPTRNHERLMTRLDL from the coding sequence ATGACCTCGGTCAATGTCGACCGCACGGAGTCCGTCTCAGAGGAAGAGCTCACGGCTCTCCGAGGCACTATTCGAGATTTCCTCGTCAAGCACTCGAGCGAACAGGTGGCCAGGAACCTCACGGACGGCCGTGATCCCGCCCACGGGCGTGCCGCACTGTGGACCCGCCTGCAGGACGAACTGGGTCTCGTGTCGCTTGTCCTGCCTGTCCAGTACGGCGGCGACGACGCTGGGTACGCCGTACTACGGGTCGTGCTAGAGGAGCACGGGCGCGCGCTTCTCGCTGGCCCGTTTTTGGCCTCCGCGGTCACGGCAACAGCAACACTGCTCGCGTGCGGTGACGACGAAGCCTGCGCCCGGTATCTGCCGGGAATCGGCAGCGGCGAGACGGTCGCCACGGCCGCCCTGCCAGTGTTCGGCCAGGACCAGGAGCCCGAGGAGCTGGGTCTCCGTGCAGACCAAGACGGGGCCGGCTCCTGGACGTTGACCGGAACCGAATGGTCGGTGCCCTCGGCCGTCGGGGCGAATCTTTTTCTCCTGGTCGCCGCCACACCGGAGGGGCGCAGCCTGTTCGCCGTCGAGTCCGGCGCGGCGGGGCTGAGCGTCACCGGTTCGGACACGTTGGACCGCACCCGCCCCGTCGGACGGGTCGACCTGGACGGAGCACCGGCACGACTGCTGGGCAAACCGGGTGCCGCTGCTACCGCAGTCGAGCACGCGCTGGACGTGACCGCGTTTGCTCTTGCGGCCGAACAGGTCGGTGCGGCTCGGCGCTGCCTGGAGGCAACGCTGGAATATGCCCGGGAGCGTCGTCAGTTTGGCCGTCCCATCGGTTCGTTTCAGGCTGTAAAGCACCGCCTCGCCGACATGCTTACCCGGCTCGAGCTTGCAGACGCCGCCACAGAGGAGGCTGCGTTGACAGCCGACCGAGGCGATCCAACTTTTTCAGCTGCCGCTCACATCGCTTTTATTTCCGCGAGCGACGCGTTCCAGTTCGTCACAACGGAAATGATTCAGCTCCACGGTGGAATCGGATTCACGTGGGAGCACGCCGCTCATCGCTATTTCCGGCGCGCAAAAAGCTCAGAGAATGCGCTCGGCGGCCCCACCCGCAACCATGAACGCCTGATGACCCGGCTAGACCTGTGA
- a CDS encoding acyl-CoA dehydrogenase family protein, with protein sequence MDADAPDLDVFADEVRNFLEAHASRRTDTRFTWGQGSDEVGYFGSPSPEVEAARVAEARTWQRTRYDNGFGWISGPTDYGGRGLGLLHEMVYDAVEAEYDVPNTEALSVIGLGMIGPTILRHGTSMLRERYLPAMYSGRTIACQLFSEPGAGSDLAGLSTRAERDGDAWIVNGQKVWTSFAQHADIGELLVRTDPSAPKHKGISAFVLDMSTPGVEVRPLRQMTGGADFNEVFLTDVRIPDDHRLGDVNGGWSVALTTLMNERATVGGGEASNPAIAAMDPQRLSALLGASGRSSDALRRDLSTIIVESSAAQAFNDRLTRRLRSGDTPGPEASIAKLALAQNLNRVARFASDVLGPRMTADTGEWGTFAWTQLLLSAPALRILGGTEEIMKTILAERVLGLPKEGAR encoded by the coding sequence ATGGACGCTGACGCCCCTGATCTCGACGTATTCGCTGACGAGGTCCGCAACTTCCTGGAGGCGCACGCCTCCCGACGAACTGACACCCGCTTCACCTGGGGCCAGGGCAGCGACGAGGTCGGCTACTTCGGCTCGCCCTCCCCCGAGGTGGAGGCAGCCCGTGTCGCTGAGGCCCGGACCTGGCAACGAACCCGCTACGACAACGGCTTCGGTTGGATCAGCGGGCCGACCGATTACGGAGGACGCGGCCTGGGTCTGCTCCACGAGATGGTGTACGACGCAGTGGAGGCCGAGTACGACGTTCCGAACACCGAGGCGCTCAGTGTCATCGGCCTGGGCATGATCGGGCCGACGATCCTGCGGCATGGCACTTCGATGCTCCGGGAGCGCTACCTCCCCGCCATGTACTCCGGTCGCACCATCGCTTGTCAGCTTTTCAGTGAGCCGGGTGCGGGTTCCGACCTGGCTGGTCTGAGCACCCGCGCCGAGCGGGACGGTGATGCATGGATCGTCAACGGCCAGAAGGTGTGGACGTCTTTCGCGCAGCACGCAGACATTGGGGAACTCCTCGTCCGGACCGACCCATCGGCGCCCAAGCACAAGGGCATCAGCGCGTTCGTGCTGGACATGTCGACTCCTGGTGTAGAAGTTCGTCCGCTTCGTCAAATGACCGGTGGCGCCGATTTCAACGAAGTATTCCTGACTGATGTGCGAATCCCCGATGATCATCGTCTGGGCGACGTGAATGGCGGTTGGTCGGTCGCCCTGACCACCCTGATGAACGAGCGGGCAACGGTTGGTGGCGGCGAGGCCAGCAACCCCGCCATCGCGGCGATGGACCCACAGCGTCTATCGGCCTTACTCGGAGCGAGCGGACGGTCGAGCGATGCTCTACGACGTGATCTCAGTACGATTATCGTAGAGAGTTCTGCGGCACAAGCTTTCAATGACCGGCTCACTCGACGGTTACGATCCGGGGACACCCCAGGGCCCGAGGCATCGATCGCGAAACTCGCTCTCGCGCAGAATCTCAACCGGGTTGCGCGGTTCGCGTCGGATGTCCTCGGTCCTCGCATGACGGCCGACACCGGTGAATGGGGAACGTTCGCGTGGACTCAACTGTTGCTCAGTGCGCCCGCGTTACGCATTCTCGGCGGTACCGAGGAAATCATGAAAACCATTCTGGCCGAGCGGGTTCTGGGCCTGCCGAAAGAGGGAGCACGATGA
- a CDS encoding amidohydrolase family protein has protein sequence MALIEDSVGELPYKLIDFDQHSYEAENCFTRYMPKSKLDTSVYPVRLASGKKVLLANDRIVTALEQDLDMAYVPGSLVEMLKQRSSGNATDAERFFEPIQQEYLNHDARLRQLDEQQIERTIMYPGGWALMVEAYLEGVDTLYDNIESFNRWINEDWGFAYKDRIYAPALMSLRDLDRACKELDRVLAAGARFIMIPPGPAYGRSPGDPYFDPFWARINEAGAVVSYHISEFHYQQNVASHWGWGLTPPFAFSAWQWQNTYGERPITDTLSALIFDNLFGRFPNIKVLVSEFGAEWVPHFVRHMDKSRGMARNGTWLGGQLDERPSEIFRQSVRVVPYPEDDTIALADRLGSIDSLVMGSDWPHAEGLREPADFYSRVEGLGEERRHRFLRTNGLDLLGAL, from the coding sequence ATGGCCTTGATCGAGGATTCCGTAGGAGAGCTTCCGTACAAGCTGATCGATTTCGACCAGCACTCGTACGAGGCCGAAAACTGCTTCACCCGGTACATGCCGAAGTCGAAGCTCGACACGTCGGTGTATCCGGTGCGGCTCGCGAGCGGCAAGAAGGTGCTGCTGGCGAACGACCGGATCGTGACCGCGCTCGAGCAGGATCTGGACATGGCGTATGTGCCCGGATCCCTGGTCGAGATGCTCAAGCAACGTTCGTCGGGCAATGCCACCGACGCCGAGCGCTTTTTCGAGCCGATTCAGCAGGAATACCTCAACCACGACGCACGGCTGCGACAGTTGGACGAGCAGCAGATCGAGCGCACCATCATGTACCCCGGCGGCTGGGCGCTGATGGTCGAGGCGTACCTCGAAGGGGTCGACACGCTCTACGACAACATCGAATCCTTCAACCGGTGGATCAACGAGGACTGGGGTTTCGCGTACAAAGACCGCATCTACGCACCCGCCCTCATGTCGCTGCGCGACCTGGACCGAGCATGCAAGGAACTTGATCGGGTTCTCGCGGCCGGGGCGCGATTCATTATGATTCCGCCTGGTCCGGCCTACGGCCGATCCCCGGGTGATCCGTACTTCGACCCGTTCTGGGCTCGAATCAACGAGGCTGGCGCGGTCGTCAGCTACCATATTTCGGAATTTCACTACCAGCAGAACGTGGCGTCGCACTGGGGGTGGGGCCTTACACCGCCGTTCGCCTTCTCGGCGTGGCAGTGGCAGAACACCTACGGCGAACGCCCGATTACCGACACGCTTTCGGCATTGATCTTCGACAACCTGTTCGGCCGCTTCCCGAACATCAAGGTGCTGGTTAGCGAGTTCGGCGCCGAATGGGTTCCGCATTTCGTGCGCCACATGGACAAGAGCCGCGGCATGGCCCGCAACGGCACGTGGCTCGGCGGCCAACTCGACGAGCGCCCCAGCGAGATCTTCCGGCAGTCCGTGAGGGTCGTGCCGTATCCCGAGGACGACACCATCGCCCTCGCCGACCGCCTCGGGTCGATCGACAGCCTAGTGATGGGATCGGACTGGCCGCACGCCGAAGGACTCCGCGAGCCCGCCGACTTCTACTCGCGGGTGGAGGGGCTCGGCGAGGAGCGGCGGCACCGGTTCCTGCGGACAAACGGTCTCGACCTCCTGGGTGCGTTGTGA
- a CDS encoding LLM class flavin-dependent oxidoreductase — protein sequence MKVGVYFDLRNPPQWRRDPVELYGSFLELCEEAESVGLDTIWVTEHHGFDDDYLPTPLTLLAAVAARTQRVRLGTAIVVSPLHAAAEIAEQAAVVDLLSGGRLDLGLGAGYRSPEFDLYAADMESRYRVNDARPAEIRKLWESRAVTPAPAQERVPIWMGYLGPKGARRAGRMGENLLSIDARNWPHYRQGLIEGGHDPALGVMGGAAQGWVSDDPERDWQMVGQHLAAQSDSYRRHARMGTDFPFPKPVDPDRLRERRPLTHSGIDYFVHGTAQDMADFVAEHTAGAPVETLYLWAGLPGMAPETVAQHIRRIGADLAPRLRAAERPLSRPDSRPRG from the coding sequence ATGAAGGTTGGTGTCTACTTCGACCTACGGAACCCGCCGCAGTGGCGGCGGGATCCGGTCGAACTCTACGGTTCCTTCCTCGAGCTGTGCGAGGAGGCCGAGAGTGTCGGGTTGGACACGATCTGGGTCACCGAGCACCACGGGTTCGACGACGACTATCTCCCGACCCCGCTTACCCTGCTGGCGGCGGTCGCGGCGCGGACTCAGCGAGTCCGTCTCGGGACTGCGATCGTTGTCTCCCCGCTGCACGCGGCCGCCGAGATTGCCGAGCAGGCCGCCGTCGTGGACCTGCTCAGTGGGGGGCGACTCGACCTCGGGTTGGGAGCCGGCTACCGCAGCCCGGAGTTCGACCTGTACGCCGCGGACATGGAGAGTCGTTACCGGGTGAACGACGCTCGGCCGGCGGAAATCAGGAAGCTATGGGAGTCCAGGGCCGTGACCCCTGCCCCGGCCCAGGAGCGTGTGCCGATCTGGATGGGCTACCTCGGCCCGAAGGGTGCTCGCCGGGCCGGCCGAATGGGCGAGAATTTGCTGTCGATCGACGCCCGTAACTGGCCGCACTATCGGCAGGGGTTGATCGAAGGCGGCCACGACCCTGCCCTCGGCGTGATGGGCGGGGCCGCGCAGGGGTGGGTTTCGGACGATCCGGAACGGGACTGGCAGATGGTCGGGCAGCACCTCGCGGCGCAGTCGGACTCCTACCGGCGGCACGCGCGGATGGGGACCGACTTCCCCTTCCCGAAGCCGGTCGATCCGGATCGGCTTCGCGAACGCAGGCCCCTGACGCACTCCGGCATCGACTACTTCGTGCACGGCACCGCGCAGGACATGGCGGACTTCGTCGCCGAGCACACGGCCGGCGCACCCGTCGAGACCTTGTATCTCTGGGCGGGACTCCCAGGTATGGCCCCCGAGACCGTTGCTCAGCACATCCGCAGGATCGGCGCCGACCTCGCCCCGAGGCTCAGGGCCGCCGAGCGGCCGCTCAGCCGACCTGACTCTCGGCCGCGTGGGTGA